In uncultured Cohaesibacter sp., a genomic segment contains:
- a CDS encoding helix-turn-helix transcriptional regulator, with protein MTKLVTQNILYRTATSTCCEKRHNQEAKTMPRIGSTQPEKKHQRALFARKLRELRLDLGLSQSELAGKTFGYTETTKGYRVGRNRDRISQYEAGKAAPTDVNLKALADALNVTTEELAPFWAKEKVPAPDSASPSRDTGAVFRMLDGNAETTQVRIDTILPLELASKLMGFMAVLEKLRDARAADEPTSIFEDELEGLTLELAKKTKPTNE; from the coding sequence TTGACAAAACTCGTGACACAAAACATCTTATACAGGACAGCAACGTCAACTTGCTGCGAAAAGCGACACAACCAAGAGGCAAAAACGATGCCACGTATAGGAAGTACACAACCGGAAAAGAAGCACCAGCGGGCACTATTCGCCCGCAAACTGCGGGAATTACGCCTCGATCTTGGACTAAGTCAAAGCGAGCTTGCCGGAAAGACTTTCGGCTATACAGAGACGACAAAGGGCTACCGAGTCGGACGAAACCGGGACCGCATATCCCAATACGAAGCGGGCAAGGCCGCCCCGACGGACGTCAACCTCAAAGCGTTGGCTGACGCTCTTAACGTGACAACCGAAGAGCTGGCCCCGTTCTGGGCAAAAGAGAAAGTCCCCGCACCGGACAGCGCGAGCCCGTCCCGCGACACCGGCGCCGTCTTCCGGATGCTGGACGGCAATGCCGAAACGACCCAAGTCCGCATTGACACCATCTTGCCGCTGGAACTGGCAAGTAAGCTCATGGGCTTCATGGCGGTCCTTGAAAAGCTGCGAGACGCCCGCGCTGCGGACGAACCGACGTCCATTTTTGAGGACGAGCTGGAAGGGCTGACCCTTGAACTGGCCAAGAAGACCAAGCCGACAAATGAATAA
- a CDS encoding tyrosine-type recombinase/integrase, which translates to MLCPSSIEDTRLATNRDGYFEIRWTERTDTGRARTRTYSCGTKDANEAKAVRVTWFAAQQQVAQQLAVESDPTISSLIKAYTEQYIDVEGVNKSQRFSLRIIDRYLGNYLLSEITPDAIIAHRKTREAEGIKPGTVRRQLGAFRAVLNWAKDKGKLIPESYALPKFDLPEGGGGRTNVLSEDEEERMWKLASELALSDTFFHRRRIGYFICIALETAARSEAIETLTWDRVHLNEGLLDFRDPDRRATKKRRVPVPISDRLLPILTDLSNRERKDNKYVLGSSAGTDTSFRRFRDQHGFNSTRHDLRRTWATLRAQWGVSLTHIADVLGDTYETVEKHYKHLQPEYLRSAMNARPNRDNSN; encoded by the coding sequence ATGCTCTGCCCCAGTAGTATCGAAGACACGAGGCTCGCAACAAACCGAGACGGATACTTCGAGATCAGATGGACCGAACGCACTGACACCGGACGCGCAAGGACGCGTACTTACTCGTGTGGCACAAAAGACGCTAATGAGGCGAAAGCTGTCCGCGTTACGTGGTTCGCGGCCCAACAGCAGGTAGCCCAACAGCTCGCCGTTGAGAGTGACCCGACCATCAGCTCCCTGATCAAGGCATACACTGAGCAGTATATTGACGTCGAAGGCGTCAACAAAAGCCAACGCTTCAGCCTGCGGATCATCGATCGATACCTTGGCAACTACCTTTTGAGCGAGATTACCCCGGACGCCATCATCGCTCACCGCAAGACGCGAGAAGCGGAAGGCATCAAGCCGGGGACGGTGCGCCGCCAGCTTGGCGCGTTTCGCGCCGTCCTGAACTGGGCCAAGGACAAGGGTAAGCTGATCCCCGAGAGCTATGCCCTGCCAAAGTTCGATCTGCCGGAAGGCGGCGGCGGGCGGACCAACGTCCTGTCCGAAGACGAGGAAGAGCGCATGTGGAAGCTGGCGTCCGAGCTGGCGCTGTCTGACACGTTCTTTCATCGGCGGCGGATTGGGTATTTTATCTGCATCGCTCTTGAGACGGCCGCCCGGTCAGAAGCTATCGAAACGCTGACTTGGGATCGCGTCCATCTCAACGAGGGCTTGCTCGATTTCCGCGACCCGGATCGCCGGGCGACGAAGAAACGCCGGGTGCCTGTGCCAATTTCAGACCGGCTGTTGCCGATACTCACTGATTTGAGCAACCGGGAACGGAAAGATAACAAATACGTGCTTGGGTCTAGCGCCGGGACGGATACTTCCTTCCGCCGTTTTCGTGACCAACACGGCTTCAACTCCACCCGCCACGACCTTCGGCGAACGTGGGCGACCCTCCGCGCACAGTGGGGCGTGAGCTTGACCCACATCGCGGACGTGCTGGGGGACACATATGAGACCGTCGAAAAGCACTATAAACACCTTCAGCCGGAATACCTGCGCAGCGCCATGAACGCCCGGCCAAATCGAGACAATTCCAACTAG
- a CDS encoding MoxR family ATPase, whose protein sequence is MEIAAACGLDIPQVVECEAYEEAKQAGRKARECFTAADTIAAAFGLGGRGIEFAAGVPDLTGGSAASQQGDAEAEEDAKAEEDAKAEEDAEAEEDTKQGTKDDPAVKLVQDIRAKLAIGDYAGFDAALNDMAHKALEPKTQVIKQAAAAYSADQIKGVIPKCTGDATLKSLGIPSLMRVNDAKTKMAVYETPESPEIDPDYIWPAATGPIVSTLATGGNVFLYGPAGTGKTTFAQQLAAHYGRPFVRISCDDQTEAATLTGMTVPNGKDGVKWQDGQLAAAIRKPGTIILIDEPSVARAGALFVLQALLDGDRAMHVAETGEVIRCAEDVVFILADNTNGTGDESGAYESTRRLNRAFLDRADITVKLDYLPADQEADALQSRTGLELNKSKMLASFAAITRAKTGDGHLSHGLGFRRLAALARQIVNGVDADCAFQLAVIETAPHDDKEPMRQLWTANVQTAKLNA, encoded by the coding sequence TTGGAAATCGCCGCAGCATGCGGGCTTGATATCCCGCAGGTGGTCGAATGCGAAGCCTATGAAGAGGCAAAGCAGGCAGGACGCAAGGCAAGGGAGTGCTTTACAGCAGCCGACACAATAGCCGCAGCTTTTGGCCTTGGGGGGCGGGGCATTGAATTTGCGGCGGGAGTCCCAGACCTGACCGGCGGCAGCGCAGCCAGCCAGCAGGGGGACGCCGAGGCAGAAGAAGACGCCAAGGCAGAAGAGGACGCCAAGGCAGAAGAGGACGCCGAGGCAGAAGAGGACACCAAGCAGGGCACCAAAGACGACCCGGCGGTAAAACTGGTCCAAGATATCCGGGCTAAGTTGGCCATCGGCGACTACGCTGGATTTGATGCAGCCCTAAACGATATGGCGCACAAGGCGCTGGAGCCTAAAACGCAAGTCATCAAGCAGGCCGCAGCGGCTTACAGCGCCGACCAGATCAAAGGCGTTATCCCGAAATGCACCGGTGACGCCACGCTGAAAAGCCTTGGTATCCCGTCCCTCATGCGGGTGAACGACGCCAAAACAAAAATGGCGGTTTACGAGACGCCAGAAAGCCCGGAAATTGACCCGGACTATATTTGGCCAGCAGCGACAGGGCCAATTGTTTCGACGCTCGCAACCGGCGGCAATGTGTTTTTGTATGGCCCAGCAGGCACAGGCAAAACCACCTTTGCCCAGCAGTTGGCCGCGCACTATGGCCGACCTTTTGTCCGCATCTCTTGCGATGACCAGACGGAAGCCGCAACGCTTACAGGGATGACCGTCCCCAATGGCAAGGATGGCGTTAAATGGCAGGACGGCCAGTTGGCCGCAGCGATCCGCAAGCCGGGCACAATCATCTTAATCGATGAACCGTCCGTCGCGCGCGCAGGCGCTTTGTTTGTCTTGCAGGCTTTGCTTGATGGGGACCGGGCAATGCACGTTGCAGAAACCGGCGAAGTTATCCGGTGCGCTGAGGACGTTGTATTTATTTTGGCGGATAACACCAACGGGACCGGCGACGAAAGTGGAGCGTATGAGAGCACGCGCAGGCTCAACCGAGCTTTTCTGGATCGGGCAGATATCACGGTAAAGCTCGACTATCTGCCAGCGGATCAGGAGGCGGACGCCTTGCAATCGCGCACCGGGCTTGAACTCAACAAGTCGAAAATGCTGGCCAGCTTTGCCGCGATCACTCGTGCCAAGACAGGGGATGGGCACCTATCGCACGGGCTCGGATTTAGGCGTTTGGCCGCGCTTGCACGGCAGATTGTCAACGGTGTTGACGCCGATTGCGCCTTTCAACTGGCGGTGATCGAGACCGCGCCACACGACGACAAAGAACCGATGCGGCAGCTTTGGACCGCCAACGTGCAAACCGCAAAACTTAACGCGTAA
- a CDS encoding DEAD/DEAH box helicase has protein sequence MQQAMAFQDTGTDFLAGSPFSVMLCDDAGLGKSMQMIRAADKRGFARILVCCPAIGLVSWAKEFTKWQAIPRTVVVYPYQTGGLLPDGPLAVIVTYDWLSSKKKADAARRSLAKGKSFDAAFLDEAHYLKTAEANRTHAIYGPGLNLLNSVLSTVCGPTWPATATPTPNHAGELYPTMRALMPEVLDALFGKLPSYLDFLNVFCELDYTPYGLKVTGNRNDNIPRLRQALSPRILMRQKSDVMKELGPVNVLPLDLPVRDKGDSIDATIEKLVSQDPSLGDLAFAALADPFIATRRAALGMLKAPQVIDWATDFLLSNPYKKLALYAYHKDVIDLCAEKLKRFAPALITGGTSPANRVRAVDRFMEDPACRLWVGQNTAAATSITLTSASTVVLIEPEWTPVANYQIISRFHRIGQKETVNAYFASAAGTVDDLITKAARRKANDNKQLFGVDQLSI, from the coding sequence ATGCAGCAGGCAATGGCATTTCAGGACACGGGGACCGACTTTCTCGCCGGTTCGCCCTTTAGTGTCATGCTCTGCGACGACGCAGGGCTCGGCAAGTCCATGCAGATGATCCGGGCCGCAGACAAGCGCGGGTTCGCCCGCATTCTGGTTTGCTGCCCGGCAATTGGCCTCGTGTCTTGGGCCAAGGAATTTACAAAATGGCAGGCTATTCCCCGCACAGTCGTCGTCTACCCCTACCAGACGGGCGGTCTACTACCCGACGGGCCGCTCGCCGTCATCGTCACCTACGACTGGCTGTCCAGCAAAAAGAAGGCTGACGCGGCCCGCCGGTCGCTCGCAAAGGGCAAGTCCTTCGATGCGGCTTTCCTTGACGAGGCTCATTACCTGAAAACAGCGGAGGCCAACCGCACACACGCCATCTATGGGCCGGGGCTCAATCTGTTGAATTCCGTCCTCTCGACGGTGTGCGGACCGACTTGGCCCGCCACGGCCACGCCGACGCCGAACCATGCGGGCGAACTCTATCCGACCATGCGGGCGTTGATGCCAGAGGTTCTGGACGCGCTTTTCGGCAAGCTCCCCAGCTACCTTGATTTTCTCAACGTCTTTTGCGAGCTGGATTACACGCCGTATGGCCTGAAAGTTACCGGCAACCGAAATGACAACATTCCGCGCCTTCGCCAAGCTCTTTCCCCGCGTATCCTGATGCGGCAAAAGTCGGACGTGATGAAAGAGCTTGGCCCCGTCAACGTCCTGCCTCTCGATCTGCCGGTGCGCGACAAGGGCGACAGCATCGACGCCACGATTGAGAAACTGGTCAGTCAAGACCCGTCGCTCGGCGACCTGGCGTTTGCGGCGCTCGCGGATCCGTTCATCGCAACCCGGCGTGCGGCCCTCGGAATGCTGAAGGCCCCGCAGGTCATCGACTGGGCGACCGATTTTCTCCTATCCAACCCGTACAAAAAGCTCGCGCTTTATGCGTATCACAAGGACGTCATTGATCTTTGCGCCGAGAAGCTGAAGCGTTTCGCTCCGGCGCTGATCACCGGGGGCACGTCCCCCGCTAACCGCGTCCGGGCTGTCGATAGGTTCATGGAAGACCCGGCTTGCCGTCTATGGGTCGGGCAGAATACAGCGGCAGCAACGTCGATCACCCTGACGTCCGCGTCCACCGTTGTCCTGATCGAGCCAGAATGGACCCCGGTCGCCAATTACCAGATCATCAGCCGGTTCCACAGGATCGGCCAGAAAGAGACCGTCAACGCCTATTTCGCCTCGGCGGCGGGAACTGTTGACGACCTAATTACCAAAGCCGCCCGCAGGAAAGCTAACGACAACAAGCAGCTTTTCGGCGTCGATCAACTTAGCATCTAA
- the terL gene encoding phage terminase large subunit: MSKPTFDPIQQRKKDLLTRLMHAQEAEEDLLRYTCFTMPDAKDPSPNPRTRYLIGRQHEAIAAALHRIEQGRSKRVIINCGPRHGKTELASKRFISWYSGRHPEESLIFGTYNENFAADAGRAVREITQSPEHQIVFPEYSLKDGSSASQRLETMAGGILAFVGRGGTITGRGGHGIVIDDPIKDRKEADSKTIRDQLWTWFTQVIGTRRMTEDAWVMVIQTRWHEDDLVGRLTDPTNPYYDPDEAAQWDVIDLPALALEDDVLGRKPGEALWPERFSRKFLLEQQRLDPRGFQALYQGRPSSGEGAFFHAHHLHEYTPDQLPQNLRYYVASDHAVSTEQARDKTAIIPVGVDDEDNIYVLPDVFWRRAASDQAVEAMLAIMRQRKPLFWWAERGQITKSIGPFLRKRMREERTYTSIIEITPVRDKQSRAQSIQARMSMGKVFFPKSARWWPEARDQLLKFPHGTHDDFVDALAYIGLGLDQQVSANAIRRAQDTARPGSFNQMFASIRADQRTERLARAKRGW, encoded by the coding sequence TTGAGCAAGCCTACTTTTGACCCGATCCAGCAGCGCAAGAAAGACCTTCTGACCCGCCTCATGCACGCGCAGGAGGCTGAGGAAGACCTGCTCCGTTATACCTGCTTCACTATGCCGGACGCAAAAGACCCAAGCCCGAACCCGCGCACCCGGTATCTGATCGGACGGCAGCACGAGGCCATCGCGGCGGCGTTGCACCGGATCGAGCAGGGGCGGTCCAAGCGTGTGATCATCAACTGCGGCCCCCGCCACGGTAAGACCGAGCTTGCATCGAAGCGCTTCATTTCGTGGTACTCCGGGCGTCACCCAGAGGAAAGCCTGATCTTTGGGACATATAACGAGAACTTCGCTGCCGACGCCGGTCGCGCCGTGCGGGAGATCACGCAGTCCCCAGAACATCAGATTGTTTTCCCGGAATACTCCCTCAAGGACGGCTCGTCCGCGTCCCAGCGCCTTGAGACCATGGCTGGTGGCATTCTGGCATTCGTGGGGCGCGGCGGTACGATCACCGGACGCGGCGGCCACGGCATTGTCATTGACGACCCGATTAAGGACCGCAAGGAGGCGGACAGCAAGACAATCCGCGATCAGCTCTGGACGTGGTTCACGCAGGTTATCGGTACGCGCCGCATGACTGAGGACGCGTGGGTCATGGTCATTCAGACCCGTTGGCACGAGGATGACCTCGTGGGCCGCCTGACCGATCCGACGAACCCATATTATGACCCCGACGAAGCGGCCCAGTGGGACGTCATCGATCTTCCCGCCCTGGCATTGGAAGACGACGTTCTCGGACGCAAGCCGGGTGAGGCTCTTTGGCCGGAGCGCTTCAGCCGTAAATTCCTGCTGGAACAGCAGCGCCTCGACCCGCGCGGCTTTCAGGCGCTCTATCAGGGCCGCCCCAGCTCCGGGGAGGGCGCATTCTTCCACGCGCACCACCTGCACGAATACACCCCGGATCAGCTCCCGCAGAACCTCCGGTATTACGTCGCGTCCGACCATGCCGTCTCGACCGAACAGGCCCGAGACAAGACGGCGATCATCCCCGTCGGCGTGGACGACGAAGACAACATCTACGTTCTGCCCGACGTCTTCTGGCGCAGGGCCGCCTCTGACCAAGCGGTGGAGGCCATGCTGGCGATTATGCGCCAGCGCAAGCCGTTGTTCTGGTGGGCGGAACGCGGCCAGATCACGAAGTCAATCGGCCCGTTCCTGCGCAAGCGTATGCGGGAAGAGCGGACTTACACATCTATTATCGAGATCACCCCCGTCCGGGACAAGCAGTCCCGCGCCCAGTCCATCCAAGCCCGTATGTCTATGGGGAAGGTGTTCTTTCCCAAGAGCGCCCGCTGGTGGCCGGAGGCGAGGGACCAGCTCCTGAAATTCCCACACGGGACGCACGACGACTTTGTGGACGCGCTCGCCTACATCGGCCTCGGCCTTGACCAGCAAGTCTCTGCCAACGCCATCCGCCGGGCGCAGGACACCGCAAGGCCGGGATCATTCAACCAAATGTTCGCCAGCATCCGCGCCGATCAGCGGACTGAACGTTTGGCCAGAGCAAAACGAGGTTGGTAA
- a CDS encoding DUF5906 domain-containing protein → MSIEAASYRRILDQIFGQDAVNAWVCHFPDFDNASWFGCRAGDMPAHLAQQLPQEDNQFFCIGTIDPAADRRGVGNIIREYAIIADDVGTKIDPVKYQMLFALGFPQPNLRIETSPGNQTWLWCLDKPIERDDVENTRLLTLIRATMSERGLNDKGLIDNTRYIRLPGGKNTKPKYKQKDGSYPDVKLVSADFSRRYSLDELGRGLIGPSWRDAQMPVAGEKMAQSQAGGGLTRTADLNNPDEWIVLMQEAGFPLRDAHGRPGVVESDCPFMDGHTQDGREDTGFAYLGGGLFHCTHSSCEHRDSKEFKDAIDAKYAEVTGNDAKSFRAGAAFETQGAKAGMTADDAKAEADTASLRATDIARNRRLTHEEALDDLCDRFVYYREAGAWFDTVERVPMKKDAFHTHPAVTPLLPAGPTGLKSATNELINRGTVRFIEGITIVPGSVEPLVEQVDDNGRLVLMGNKWRGSGYTPLAGTPTAWLECLEYVIPDKEYREYLLDWFAFNIQFPAKRSSHVPLIVGGQGVGKDLILEPFIQIIGLHNHRKVSMEDLASNFNDWLGCKFALLPELKLDEKGTLYNRIKGLTSTTASWAHINPKYGVPYSIKPVINFFASTNHMDSLSGIEHDDRRWAIYSTPAARNTGAWYKRMDKELHSESEVRRVLWLLTNRDISNFDAVGPAPEFDDSKDLLKVESLSIGGRWVYDQLQPGGLFASRTVITTGEIVAAAQQTNVNQIKGTSQKTVGGALRVAGLSPIPNKQVAKPGKGTTRVRLWEGPLTADPVISAHVYSLNSKQLEDHYHNEVTASRMPLPF, encoded by the coding sequence ATGAGCATTGAGGCCGCCAGCTACCGCCGCATCCTCGACCAGATATTCGGTCAGGACGCGGTGAACGCTTGGGTCTGTCACTTCCCGGATTTCGACAACGCCAGTTGGTTCGGCTGCCGGGCGGGGGACATGCCTGCGCATCTTGCGCAACAATTGCCGCAGGAAGACAACCAGTTTTTCTGCATCGGTACGATTGATCCCGCTGCGGATCGCCGGGGCGTCGGCAACATCATCCGCGAATACGCCATCATCGCGGACGACGTCGGCACCAAGATTGACCCGGTCAAGTACCAGATGCTTTTTGCGCTGGGGTTCCCGCAACCAAACCTGCGTATCGAGACGTCACCGGGCAACCAGACATGGCTTTGGTGTCTGGACAAACCTATCGAGCGAGACGATGTTGAGAATACCCGGCTGCTGACGCTGATCCGCGCAACCATGTCTGAGCGGGGACTCAACGACAAGGGGCTGATCGACAACACCCGTTATATCCGCCTGCCCGGCGGAAAGAATACCAAGCCAAAATACAAGCAGAAAGACGGATCGTACCCGGACGTCAAACTGGTCTCGGCGGACTTCTCGCGCCGCTACTCGCTGGACGAGCTGGGCCGTGGGCTTATCGGGCCAAGCTGGCGGGACGCGCAGATGCCTGTCGCCGGGGAGAAGATGGCGCAGAGCCAAGCTGGCGGCGGGCTGACCCGTACCGCGGATTTGAATAACCCGGACGAATGGATTGTCCTGATGCAGGAGGCGGGCTTTCCCCTGCGGGACGCACATGGTCGCCCTGGCGTTGTCGAAAGCGACTGCCCTTTCATGGACGGGCACACCCAAGATGGGCGTGAGGACACCGGTTTTGCCTATCTGGGCGGCGGGTTGTTTCACTGCACGCACAGCTCGTGCGAGCACCGGGACAGCAAGGAATTCAAGGATGCCATTGACGCCAAATATGCTGAAGTCACCGGCAACGACGCCAAGAGCTTTCGGGCTGGGGCGGCATTCGAGACACAAGGGGCCAAGGCAGGCATGACAGCAGACGACGCAAAGGCCGAAGCCGACACTGCGTCCCTGAGAGCCACGGACATTGCCCGCAACCGGCGGCTGACCCATGAAGAGGCGCTGGATGATCTGTGCGACCGGTTCGTCTACTACCGGGAAGCCGGAGCTTGGTTTGACACGGTCGAGCGCGTCCCCATGAAGAAAGACGCGTTCCATACGCACCCGGCGGTGACGCCGCTGCTCCCGGCGGGGCCAACCGGGCTTAAATCAGCAACCAATGAACTGATCAACAGGGGGACGGTGCGCTTTATCGAGGGCATTACCATCGTGCCCGGCAGCGTCGAGCCTCTGGTCGAGCAGGTAGACGACAACGGGCGGCTTGTCCTGATGGGCAACAAGTGGCGCGGGTCTGGGTATACCCCGCTGGCCGGGACGCCGACAGCTTGGCTTGAGTGCTTGGAATACGTGATCCCGGACAAAGAGTACCGGGAGTACCTGCTGGACTGGTTCGCGTTCAACATCCAGTTCCCGGCCAAGCGGTCCTCCCACGTCCCGCTGATCGTTGGCGGGCAGGGCGTCGGCAAAGACCTGATCTTGGAGCCGTTCATCCAGATCATCGGGTTGCACAACCATCGTAAGGTCTCTATGGAGGACTTGGCGTCAAACTTCAACGACTGGCTAGGCTGCAAGTTCGCACTGCTGCCGGAGCTGAAGCTGGACGAAAAGGGAACGCTCTATAACCGCATCAAGGGGCTGACGTCCACAACAGCATCATGGGCGCACATCAACCCGAAATACGGCGTGCCCTATTCGATCAAGCCTGTGATCAACTTCTTCGCCAGCACGAACCACATGGACAGCCTGAGCGGGATCGAGCACGATGACCGGCGCTGGGCGATCTACAGCACTCCTGCGGCCCGCAATACAGGGGCATGGTACAAGCGCATGGACAAGGAGCTGCATTCGGAGAGCGAAGTTCGGCGGGTTCTGTGGCTGCTGACGAACAGGGACATTTCCAACTTTGACGCAGTCGGACCCGCGCCTGAGTTCGATGACAGTAAAGACCTGCTGAAGGTCGAGAGCCTGAGTATCGGCGGACGCTGGGTCTACGACCAGCTACAGCCCGGCGGGTTGTTCGCGTCCCGGACGGTGATCACCACGGGGGAGATCGTAGCTGCGGCACAGCAGACCAACGTCAACCAGATCAAGGGGACGTCACAAAAGACGGTAGGGGGAGCGCTGCGCGTTGCTGGGCTCAGCCCGATCCCCAACAAGCAGGTAGCCAAACCGGGAAAGGGCACCACTCGCGTAAGGTTGTGGGAAGGGCCGCTCACAGCGGACCCGGTCATCAGCGCCCACGTTTACAGCCTCAACAGCAAGCAGCTTGAGGACCACTACCACAACGAGGTGACAGCCTCGCGGATGCCCCTGCCTTTCTAG
- a CDS encoding DUF2800 domain-containing protein: MQQAYATGERTSTVYSAEGTLAHSLSEACLFAGVKPESFIGQTRSADGFEFKIDHVFIEAVEVYVNFMKGLRAMGYIIVLETRVSPQVHWDGLADLGISLFGTSDCIAYHPALKRLVIGDLKFGAGVPVDAKGNSQLRYYGAGSAHEDVIRPICAQAGVEYNGIDDVEMVIVQPRAPHPDGPIRKDEISAKDLRSWARTELYLGVKAVLADNGKTLFSGPWCRFCPVLANCKRNRQDAIDAAKAAFAAAPLSNVPPVGSPAAAGYQLPAGALSDDDLASLLDQIDHIKPWFKAVEELAHERAQKGRPLKGWKLVSKRKTRLWAGEEDEMLPILASVVSDPGVYTETRLLSPAQVESKVGKKEFAATFGPHVVKASSGTTIAPDGDPRSRIERMTAQQAFAPVQKP, encoded by the coding sequence TTGCAACAGGCGTATGCGACCGGCGAGCGGACGTCCACCGTCTATTCAGCAGAAGGCACCCTCGCCCACTCGTTGAGTGAAGCGTGCCTTTTTGCCGGGGTGAAACCGGAGTCCTTCATCGGTCAGACACGATCTGCCGACGGCTTCGAGTTCAAGATTGACCACGTCTTTATTGAGGCGGTCGAGGTGTACGTCAACTTCATGAAGGGGCTCCGGGCCATGGGGTACATCATCGTCCTTGAGACGAGGGTGTCGCCGCAGGTCCACTGGGACGGCCTCGCAGACCTCGGCATTTCCCTGTTCGGGACGTCAGACTGCATTGCCTACCACCCGGCGCTCAAGAGACTGGTGATTGGAGACCTGAAGTTCGGGGCTGGCGTCCCGGTTGACGCGAAAGGCAACTCGCAGCTCAGATACTACGGCGCGGGCTCTGCTCATGAGGACGTGATCCGTCCTATCTGTGCGCAGGCCGGAGTTGAGTACAACGGGATCGATGACGTGGAGATGGTGATCGTCCAGCCACGCGCACCGCACCCGGACGGCCCGATCCGCAAGGATGAAATCTCGGCCAAGGACTTGAGAAGCTGGGCACGGACTGAGCTATATCTCGGCGTAAAGGCCGTTCTTGCTGACAACGGCAAGACCCTTTTTTCAGGCCCTTGGTGTAGGTTCTGTCCTGTTTTGGCGAATTGCAAACGCAACAGACAGGACGCAATCGACGCAGCCAAGGCAGCTTTCGCCGCCGCTCCGCTGTCCAACGTCCCGCCGGTCGGTAGCCCCGCAGCAGCGGGCTACCAGCTCCCGGCAGGCGCTTTGTCTGATGACGATCTAGCGTCCCTGCTGGACCAGATCGACCACATCAAGCCTTGGTTCAAGGCGGTCGAAGAACTTGCACACGAGCGGGCGCAAAAGGGCCGTCCTCTCAAGGGCTGGAAACTCGTCTCGAAGCGCAAGACGCGCCTCTGGGCCGGGGAGGAAGACGAGATGCTGCCTATCTTGGCAAGCGTCGTCAGCGACCCCGGCGTCTACACCGAGACGCGGCTCCTGTCCCCGGCGCAGGTCGAGAGCAAAGTCGGCAAGAAAGAGTTCGCTGCGACCTTCGGGCCGCACGTTGTAAAGGCTTCGTCCGGGACGACAATAGCCCCCGACGGAGACCCACGTTCACGCATTGAGCGCATGACCGCACAGCAGGCGTTCGCTCCCGTTCAAAAGCCATAA
- a CDS encoding M15 family metallopeptidase — protein sequence MGTGFILSARDERLLTGVHPDLVKVIRRAAEISPVRFRVTEGTRTLSKQRQLVASGASKTMNSRHITGHAVDLTPLIDLNHDGKYSTKELYHWPSYYKLAPYIKQAAKDVRVSIEWGGDWRTFKDGPHWQLPWKKYPAQHTASQVASLMGHAPYQDQTEKQAAVRDSVPTVALGGAVLNEANPLEALSNMSNVLTDQQAELSSGDVIRVLIAACIIGVTAYAIWRRFKR from the coding sequence ATGGGCACAGGTTTTATTCTTTCCGCGCGAGACGAACGCCTCCTTACCGGGGTGCACCCGGACCTCGTGAAAGTTATCCGCCGCGCAGCAGAGATCAGCCCGGTCCGCTTCCGTGTCACGGAAGGGACGCGCACCCTCTCCAAGCAGCGGCAGCTCGTGGCCTCCGGGGCGTCCAAGACCATGAATTCCCGCCACATCACCGGCCACGCCGTGGACCTCACCCCGCTGATCGACTTGAACCACGACGGCAAGTACAGCACCAAAGAGCTTTACCACTGGCCGTCCTATTACAAGCTTGCACCGTACATCAAGCAGGCCGCCAAGGACGTCCGCGTCTCCATCGAGTGGGGCGGCGACTGGCGCACCTTCAAGGACGGGCCGCACTGGCAGCTCCCTTGGAAGAAGTACCCGGCCCAGCACACGGCGAGCCAAGTCGCGTCCCTCATGGGGCACGCCCCGTATCAGGACCAGACCGAAAAGCAGGCCGCTGTCAGGGACTCCGTCCCCACGGTAGCCCTCGGCGGTGCGGTCCTCAACGAGGCCAACCCGCTCGAAGCCCTGAGCAACATGTCCAACGTCCTCACCGATCAGCAGGCCGAGCTTTCATCCGGGGACGTTATCCGCGTCCTGATCGCCGCCTGCATCATCGGCGTGACCGCCTACGCGATTTGGAGGCGATTCAAGCGTTGA